In Oscillatoria acuminata PCC 6304, a single window of DNA contains:
- a CDS encoding DUF4383 domain-containing protein: MTDRNFTLTLGIIFVVLGVAGFIPGLVWMPENPSPTLLFEPNYFPGDQEFGALFGLFPVNTLHNIAHLLVGGLGIFASADKSRARLYNRGFAISYLALALLGLFPYTGTLFGLMPIYGHNIWFNALTAVGAAYFGFVKPTQEAADRSDNMASQS, from the coding sequence ATGACAGATCGTAATTTTACCTTAACTCTCGGAATTATCTTTGTGGTTCTAGGCGTCGCTGGATTTATTCCCGGCTTAGTTTGGATGCCCGAAAATCCCTCCCCTACCTTATTGTTTGAACCGAACTATTTTCCCGGTGACCAAGAATTTGGTGCTCTGTTTGGGCTGTTTCCTGTGAATACCCTCCATAACATTGCTCACCTGCTGGTAGGAGGATTAGGAATTTTTGCCTCCGCAGATAAAAGCCGCGCACGTCTTTACAATCGAGGTTTTGCAATTTCCTATCTGGCCCTAGCCTTGCTGGGACTATTCCCCTACACCGGCACTCTCTTCGGATTGATGCCCATCTATGGCCATAATATCTGGTTTAACGCCTTAACTGCCGTGGGTGCCGCTTACTTCGGTTTCGTCAAACCCACCCAAGAAGCTGCCGATCGCTCAGACAATATGGCTTCTCAAAGCTAG
- the msrA gene encoding peptide-methionine (S)-S-oxide reductase MsrA, which produces MGLFGLGKKLTLPTPDKALPGRQEAIPVPANHFVNGNPLKPPFPDGMEQVIVGMGCFWGAERKFWQQEGVFVTAVGYAAGITPNPTYQEVCSGMTGHNEVVLVVYDPKVISFETLLKVFWESHNPTQGMRQGNDSGTQYRSGIYVYSPEQKELALASKKAYQKALSAAGYGDITTEIMDAPEFYYAEEYHQQYLAKNPNGYCGLGGTNVACPGMSQTSAV; this is translated from the coding sequence ATGGGACTATTTGGATTAGGCAAAAAACTCACCCTACCCACCCCAGACAAAGCCTTACCGGGACGCCAGGAAGCGATTCCAGTCCCCGCGAATCACTTCGTCAACGGCAATCCCCTCAAACCCCCCTTTCCCGATGGCATGGAACAAGTCATCGTCGGCATGGGCTGCTTCTGGGGTGCCGAACGTAAATTTTGGCAACAAGAAGGCGTCTTCGTCACTGCCGTCGGGTATGCTGCCGGAATCACCCCCAACCCCACCTACCAAGAAGTCTGTAGCGGCATGACGGGTCATAATGAAGTTGTTTTGGTGGTGTATGACCCCAAAGTCATCAGTTTTGAAACCCTCTTAAAAGTCTTCTGGGAAAGCCACAATCCCACCCAAGGAATGCGTCAAGGCAATGATAGTGGCACTCAATACCGTTCGGGAATTTATGTATATTCTCCCGAACAAAAAGAGTTAGCCTTAGCCTCCAAAAAAGCCTATCAAAAAGCCCTCTCTGCCGCAGGATATGGCGACATTACCACCGAAATTATGGATGCCCCCGAGTTCTACTATGCTGAAGAATACCATCAGCAATACTTGGCGAAAAATCCCAATGGCTATTGTGGTTTAGGCGGAACCAATGTGGCTTGTCCCGGCATGAGTCAAACTTCAGCGGTTTAG
- the recA gene encoding recombinase RecA, producing the protein MTHLNRQIQKFGTGALTLDVALGGGLPKGRAIEIFGPESAGKTTVALHAIAQIQKIGGIAAFIDAEHALDPAYAVKIGVDINRLLVSQPDTGEMALEISDRLVRSAAVDLVAIDSVAALVPEAEIAGAMGETASSLQAQLMRYWLRKITHNMRRSDCAVIFLNQLRHNFYSIAGPETTAGGDSLKFYASVRIDLRPMQVLSNGVEDYGIRVQAKVVKNKVAPPFKVGEFDIIFGQGISNLGCVFDFGEKLRLITWKRSGYRYQGKAIGQSRCECLSYLERDLKLYEHLEKTVLKVLKLRADS; encoded by the coding sequence TTGACCCATTTGAACCGCCAGATCCAGAAGTTTGGGACGGGGGCGCTGACGTTAGATGTGGCGTTAGGGGGCGGATTACCGAAGGGACGGGCGATCGAGATTTTTGGACCGGAGAGTGCAGGGAAAACTACCGTTGCCCTCCATGCGATCGCCCAAATTCAAAAAATAGGGGGAATTGCCGCCTTTATCGATGCCGAACACGCTCTGGATCCGGCTTATGCGGTGAAAATTGGGGTTGATATTAACCGCCTGCTGGTGTCGCAACCGGATACGGGAGAGATGGCCCTAGAGATTAGCGATCGCTTGGTGAGGTCAGCAGCGGTGGATTTAGTGGCGATCGACTCCGTAGCTGCCTTGGTCCCCGAAGCGGAAATTGCTGGGGCAATGGGAGAGACAGCCTCCAGTTTACAAGCGCAATTGATGCGTTACTGGTTGCGAAAAATTACCCACAATATGCGGCGATCAGACTGTGCCGTAATCTTCCTCAACCAACTGCGCCACAATTTCTATTCCATTGCCGGACCGGAAACCACCGCTGGGGGAGATTCTTTAAAATTTTATGCTTCAGTTCGCATCGATCTGCGCCCGATGCAAGTCCTCAGTAATGGGGTAGAAGATTATGGAATTCGAGTGCAAGCCAAGGTGGTCAAAAACAAAGTCGCCCCACCGTTTAAAGTAGGGGAATTTGATATTATTTTTGGGCAAGGGATTTCTAATTTAGGTTGCGTTTTTGATTTTGGGGAAAAACTCCGGTTAATTACCTGGAAAAGGTCGGGGTATCGCTATCAAGGGAAGGCGATCGGGCAAAGTCGATGCGAGTGCCTGAGTTATCTGGAACGGGATTTAAAACTTTATGAACACCTGGAAAAAACGGTTCTGAAAGTGCTAAAACTTCGGGCAGATTCGTGA
- a CDS encoding Uma2 family endonuclease produces MTAITINFNPIIKLTADQFYQLCQANPDVKFERNVQGEIIIMPPTGGTTGNRNFKLAQQLANWTDTDGTGIGFDSSTCFQLPNGSNRSPDAAWIPLEKWNVLTPEQQEKFPPLCPDFVVELRSASDALKPLQEKMQEYRENGTRLGWLINGQNRQVEIYRQGREKEVLDNPATLSGEDILPGFCLNLLIVY; encoded by the coding sequence ATGACCGCAATTACTATCAATTTCAATCCCATTATTAAATTAACCGCCGACCAATTCTATCAACTATGTCAGGCGAATCCCGATGTCAAATTTGAGCGCAACGTCCAGGGAGAAATCATTATCATGCCACCCACCGGGGGAACGACGGGAAACCGAAATTTTAAGCTGGCTCAACAATTAGCCAACTGGACCGATACCGATGGGACTGGCATAGGCTTTGATTCTTCCACTTGCTTTCAACTTCCAAATGGCAGCAACCGCTCTCCTGATGCGGCTTGGATTCCCTTAGAAAAATGGAATGTCCTTACCCCAGAACAGCAAGAAAAATTTCCACCCTTATGCCCGGATTTTGTCGTCGAGTTACGGTCTGCCAGTGATGCCTTAAAACCCCTGCAAGAAAAAATGCAGGAATACAGGGAAAATGGTACGCGCCTCGGTTGGCTGATTAACGGCCAAAATCGACAGGTAGAAATTTATCGTCAAGGTCGGGAAAAAGAAGTCTTAGACAATCCCGCTACCCTATCTGGTGAAGATATCCTCCCCGGTTTCTGCCTCAACTTGCTGATTGTCTATTGA
- a CDS encoding SH3 domain-containing protein yields MRSLASLVQFILGFTLALIILAGGSVAAALYFVTKLTALPARPSFTNDQPAVTATAGGNSQEGATSEGSGNAPAALPANAYRAKVIWPDGLILRDRPGYEANSIGGLDFNAQVVVLETTSDNEWEKIRIEGSGQDGWIKGGNTERLN; encoded by the coding sequence ATGCGGAGTCTTGCCAGTTTAGTCCAGTTTATCCTCGGTTTTACTTTAGCGCTGATCATCCTTGCGGGTGGGAGTGTCGCCGCAGCGCTGTATTTCGTCACGAAATTAACGGCACTGCCTGCTAGACCGAGTTTTACGAATGATCAACCGGCGGTAACAGCAACTGCCGGGGGAAATTCCCAAGAGGGAGCCACCAGTGAGGGGTCGGGGAATGCGCCTGCTGCCCTTCCTGCGAATGCCTACCGTGCCAAGGTGATTTGGCCCGATGGCTTAATTTTGCGCGATCGCCCTGGTTATGAAGCCAACTCCATTGGCGGACTCGATTTTAACGCCCAGGTGGTGGTTCTTGAAACCACCTCGGATAACGAATGGGAAAAGATTCGCATCGAAGGCAGTGGTCAAGATGGATGGATTAAAGGCGGCAATACGGAACGCCTGAACTAA
- a CDS encoding AAA family ATPase — translation MTFNEEFKLFLRARYPLIYIPTREEERVEAAIASCAKELGNRAVYIWDFVDGYQGNPNDTGFGRRNPLQALEFVEKLPASAPAIFILRDFHRFLEDISVSRKLRNLSRTLKSQPKNIAIISPSVAIPEDLSEALTVLEFPLPNAPEIKGEVERLLSATGHQLDGKFLDEIVRSCQGLSIDRIRRVLAKAIATHGQLEPDDVELILEEKRTIIRQTQILEFYPATEQISDIGGLDNLKDWLIRRGGAFSERARQYGLPHPRGLLLVGIQGTGKSLTAKAISHHWHLPLLRLDVGRLFGGLVGESESRTRQMIQLAEALAPCVLWIDEIDKAFGGLDSKGDAGTTSRVFGTFITWLAEKTSPVFVVATANNIQSLPPEMLRKGRFDEIFFVGLPAQEERNAIFTVHLSRLRPHNLKSYDIERLAYETPDFSGAEIEQALIEAMHIGFSQNRDFATDDILEAASQIVPLARTASEQIQFLKDWAAAGKARLASRYSTLNSRMQRQLQQPES, via the coding sequence ATGACATTCAATGAAGAGTTTAAACTATTTCTCCGAGCCAGATATCCGTTAATTTACATTCCCACCCGGGAAGAAGAACGAGTTGAAGCGGCGATCGCCAGTTGTGCCAAAGAACTCGGGAATCGTGCTGTCTATATCTGGGATTTTGTCGATGGTTACCAAGGCAATCCCAACGATACTGGCTTCGGTCGCCGCAATCCTCTGCAAGCCTTAGAATTTGTCGAAAAACTGCCCGCCTCTGCACCGGCAATTTTTATTTTGCGGGATTTTCACCGCTTTTTAGAGGATATTTCTGTGTCCCGAAAGCTCAGAAATCTCTCTCGAACCCTCAAATCTCAACCCAAAAATATTGCGATTATTTCCCCCTCCGTCGCCATTCCCGAAGACCTCAGCGAAGCCCTGACGGTCTTAGAATTTCCCCTCCCCAACGCCCCAGAAATTAAAGGGGAAGTCGAACGGTTACTCTCGGCCACGGGACATCAATTAGACGGAAAATTTTTAGATGAAATCGTGCGATCGTGCCAGGGACTTTCCATCGATCGCATTCGTCGCGTCTTAGCCAAGGCGATCGCCACCCACGGACAACTCGAACCCGATGATGTTGAACTGATTCTCGAAGAAAAACGCACCATCATCCGCCAAACCCAAATCCTGGAATTCTACCCCGCCACGGAACAAATCTCCGATATCGGCGGCTTAGATAACCTCAAAGACTGGCTCATCCGTCGCGGTGGAGCCTTCTCCGAACGGGCAAGACAATATGGCTTACCCCATCCGAGAGGATTGCTCCTCGTCGGCATTCAAGGCACCGGCAAATCCCTCACCGCCAAAGCCATTTCCCATCATTGGCACCTCCCCCTCCTCCGCCTCGATGTCGGACGACTGTTTGGCGGATTAGTCGGGGAATCCGAATCTCGCACCAGGCAAATGATTCAACTCGCCGAAGCCCTCGCCCCCTGCGTCCTCTGGATTGATGAAATTGACAAAGCCTTTGGCGGATTAGACAGTAAAGGAGATGCCGGAACAACCAGCCGCGTCTTTGGCACCTTTATCACCTGGTTAGCAGAAAAAACCTCCCCAGTGTTTGTCGTTGCCACCGCCAATAATATCCAGTCTCTGCCCCCAGAGATGCTCCGCAAGGGTCGATTTGATGAAATTTTCTTTGTGGGATTGCCCGCCCAAGAAGAACGGAACGCCATTTTTACGGTACACTTGTCCCGATTGCGACCTCATAACCTGAAAAGCTATGATATTGAACGACTGGCTTACGAAACTCCTGATTTTTCCGGGGCAGAAATCGAACAAGCGTTGATCGAAGCGATGCATATTGGATTTAGTCAAAACCGCGACTTTGCCACGGATGATATTTTGGAAGCCGCCAGTCAAATCGTTCCCCTAGCCCGTACCGCCTCAGAGCAAATCCAGTTTTTAAAAGATTGGGCGGCGGCAGGAAAAGCTCGTCTTGCCTCCAGATACAGTACATTGAATAGTCGGATGCAACGTCAACTGCAACAGCCTGAATCCTAA
- a CDS encoding YceD family protein, giving the protein MLEAIYIPRLAKAHEQTETFEFQQFIQDLETLTPVRGRVQVRHGGNYLEVRAQVETIVTLTCYRCLQQYNHRLKIQPTEIICLDETGSGPDDGPLEREIALEELVETLSSQGNFDPEAWLYEQIWLEIPSRQLCDTDCPGIEFSPGQGSPLSVGDRRWAEALEQLKKQLPS; this is encoded by the coding sequence ATGCTGGAAGCAATTTATATTCCTCGGTTAGCCAAAGCCCATGAACAGACGGAAACCTTCGAGTTTCAACAGTTCATTCAGGATTTAGAAACCTTAACCCCGGTTCGGGGACGAGTTCAGGTCAGACATGGGGGCAATTATTTAGAGGTGAGGGCCCAAGTGGAAACCATTGTTACCCTCACTTGTTATCGATGCTTGCAACAGTACAATCATCGGCTGAAAATCCAGCCTACAGAAATTATCTGTCTGGATGAAACGGGAAGTGGCCCGGATGATGGTCCCCTGGAACGAGAAATTGCCCTAGAAGAGTTGGTGGAAACCCTCTCCTCTCAAGGCAATTTTGACCCGGAAGCCTGGTTGTATGAACAGATTTGGTTGGAAATTCCCTCCCGCCAACTCTGTGATACTGATTGTCCGGGAATTGAGTTTTCCCCGGGTCAGGGTAGTCCCCTGTCTGTAGGCGATCGCCGCTGGGCGGAAGCCTTAGAACAACTCAAAAAACAACTGCCAAGCTAG
- a CDS encoding protein jag — protein sequence MVSSTQSPMQRGQQWIEQLLTLLRIESSVTTQEQEDSFWLTIDEKNLTPEQIEILTGPNGQVLDAIQYLANTTLNIAQPTDVQASYTIELNQYRVRREEVLREMVAKAVQTVQETGEAYEMKGLSSAERRQVHNLLKDYEDLESFSRGQEPDRRLVVHRRETA from the coding sequence ATGGTATCCTCAACCCAAAGTCCAATGCAACGCGGTCAGCAGTGGATTGAACAACTGCTGACCCTATTGCGAATTGAAAGTTCAGTCACAACGCAGGAGCAAGAAGATAGCTTTTGGTTGACCATTGATGAAAAAAATCTGACCCCAGAACAAATTGAAATTTTGACGGGTCCCAATGGACAGGTTCTGGATGCGATCCAGTATCTGGCAAACACGACGCTCAATATCGCCCAGCCCACGGATGTGCAAGCCTCTTATACGATTGAGCTGAATCAGTACCGGGTACGCCGAGAGGAGGTACTCCGGGAGATGGTGGCTAAAGCGGTCCAAACGGTTCAGGAGACCGGGGAAGCCTATGAAATGAAGGGGCTTTCTTCGGCGGAACGACGGCAGGTTCATAACTTACTCAAGGACTATGAGGATTTGGAATCCTTTAGTCGTGGACAAGAACCGGACCGCAGACTGGTGGTGCATCGGCGCGAAACGGCGTAA
- the yidC gene encoding membrane protein insertase YidC: MDFGVGFLSNNVMLPILDFFYGIVPSYGLAIVALTLVIRFALYPLSAGSIRSMRRMRVAQPVMQKRVKEIQERYKEEPAKQQEEMSKVYKEFGNPLSGCLPVVLQMPVLFALFATLRGSPFSDINYNVNVEIFPSEQVERIVPQAFATPKQNIYFSDGQHAPIVALLPAGNKLTVGEKTQLEFQSVEGKPLKELLSQNPDTQLSPRWQVSKGEDRLRINEDGTIEALQPGEATIQATLPGLAANKGFLFIEALGRVGAMDPEGNIHWDIVGMVLFFGISLYVNQLLSGQSGPGSSDNPQQSTVNKLTPVIFSGMFLFFPLPAGVLMYMVIANVFQTAQTFILSREPLPENLQKLVEAQEKTSSGKGRETLPFEPGRPKKKA; the protein is encoded by the coding sequence ATGGACTTTGGAGTCGGATTTCTTTCCAATAACGTCATGCTGCCGATCCTGGACTTCTTCTACGGGATCGTGCCCAGCTATGGTCTAGCAATTGTAGCTCTGACCCTAGTGATCCGCTTTGCCCTCTATCCGTTGAGTGCTGGCTCAATTCGCAGTATGCGAAGAATGCGAGTCGCCCAACCCGTCATGCAAAAGCGGGTCAAAGAAATTCAAGAACGCTACAAAGAAGAACCTGCAAAACAGCAGGAAGAAATGAGCAAGGTTTACAAAGAATTTGGCAATCCCTTGTCTGGCTGCTTGCCAGTCGTCCTTCAGATGCCAGTTCTGTTTGCCTTGTTCGCCACCTTAAGGGGTTCACCGTTCTCGGATATCAATTACAACGTCAACGTTGAAATTTTTCCCAGTGAACAGGTGGAACGGATTGTTCCCCAGGCGTTCGCCACCCCCAAGCAAAATATTTATTTCTCTGATGGACAACACGCCCCCATCGTGGCGTTACTTCCGGCTGGCAATAAATTAACCGTGGGGGAAAAAACCCAACTAGAATTCCAATCCGTTGAGGGCAAACCCTTAAAGGAATTACTCTCCCAGAACCCCGATACACAATTGTCTCCTCGGTGGCAAGTCAGCAAAGGAGAAGACAGGCTGCGAATTAATGAAGATGGCACCATCGAAGCCCTTCAGCCTGGAGAAGCCACCATTCAAGCCACCCTGCCAGGTCTGGCAGCCAATAAAGGATTTCTGTTCATCGAAGCCCTCGGGCGCGTCGGTGCTATGGATCCAGAAGGTAATATCCACTGGGATATTGTGGGGATGGTACTGTTCTTTGGGATTAGTTTGTACGTCAACCAATTGCTTTCGGGACAAAGTGGCCCTGGTTCCAGCGATAACCCCCAGCAGTCCACGGTCAACAAACTGACCCCAGTGATTTTCTCGGGAATGTTTTTATTCTTCCCTCTGCCTGCTGGGGTGTTGATGTACATGGTGATTGCTAACGTCTTTCAGACGGCGCAAACCTTTATCCTCTCCCGCGAACCCCTGCCTGAAAATCTCCAGAAACTGGTAGAAGCCCAGGAAAAAACTTCCAGTGGCAAGGGCCGCGAAACACTTCCCTTTGAACCCGGACGTCCCAAGAAAAAAGCCTAA
- a CDS encoding RNA-guided endonuclease InsQ/TnpB family protein, which translates to MLRATKYRIYPTTEQRQHLAQSFGCCRFAWNYALNLTNETYKATGQGLGRFAIQQEITNLKKEHEWMKEPYSQCLQVVALNLSRAFINFFEGRADYPQFKSKHRNQSISYPQNVSIVEDGIKFPKMGIVHARLHRPIEGAIRTVTVSMNANGQYFASVLVDDGKDILIKTTEGKAVGIDLGLTHFAITSDGSKFDNPRWLARHEKNLRAKQKRLSRRQKGSNNRNKTRKQVAGVHNKISRCRSDFHHKLSRRMVDENQVIVVENLAVRNLVRNHYLAKAISQVGWGQFCTMLKYKAEQEGKVYLEVDRFFPSSKTCNVCLNQVRSLTLDVRTWQCEKCQTKHDRDINAAKNIRDEGLRILSSGTGEVAYRPGVRRDSRGRKKSTISQSAG; encoded by the coding sequence ATGCTGAGAGCAACCAAGTACAGAATTTATCCAACCACCGAGCAAAGACAACACCTTGCTCAAAGTTTTGGTTGCTGTAGATTCGCATGGAACTACGCTCTCAACCTTACCAACGAAACCTACAAAGCTACAGGTCAGGGTCTAGGTCGCTTTGCCATTCAGCAAGAGATAACTAATCTCAAGAAAGAGCATGAATGGATGAAAGAACCTTATTCCCAGTGCTTACAGGTTGTTGCCCTAAATTTGTCCAGGGCTTTTATCAACTTTTTTGAAGGGAGGGCTGATTATCCTCAATTCAAGTCAAAGCACCGGAACCAATCTATTAGTTATCCTCAGAATGTCTCCATCGTAGAAGATGGCATAAAATTCCCCAAAATGGGAATTGTTCATGCCAGACTACATAGACCTATTGAAGGGGCAATCAGAACAGTCACAGTGTCGATGAATGCTAATGGTCAATACTTTGCCTCTGTCTTAGTCGATGATGGGAAAGACATCCTGATAAAAACGACTGAAGGTAAAGCGGTAGGTATTGATTTAGGCTTGACTCATTTTGCTATCACCTCCGATGGGTCTAAATTTGATAACCCCCGTTGGTTAGCCAGACATGAAAAGAACCTCAGAGCAAAACAGAAGAGGTTATCCAGGAGGCAAAAAGGCTCTAACAATCGGAATAAAACCCGTAAACAGGTAGCGGGGGTACATAACAAAATATCCCGATGCAGGTCAGATTTTCACCACAAACTATCGCGCAGGATGGTAGATGAAAACCAAGTCATAGTGGTGGAAAATCTAGCAGTTAGGAACCTGGTCAGAAACCACTATCTGGCTAAAGCAATCAGTCAGGTGGGATGGGGTCAGTTCTGTACCATGCTGAAATACAAAGCAGAGCAAGAAGGGAAAGTTTACCTTGAAGTAGACCGATTCTTTCCTAGCTCTAAAACCTGTAATGTTTGCCTTAATCAAGTAAGAAGCCTGACCCTTGATGTCAGGACGTGGCAGTGTGAAAAGTGCCAAACAAAGCACGATAGAGACATAAACGCTGCCAAAAACATCAGAGATGAAGGACTGCGAATCTTATCCTCGGGGACCGGGGAAGTCGCCTACCGCCCAGGTGTCAGACGAGATAGTAGAGGACGCAAGAAATCCACTATTTCGCAATCTGCTGGGTAG
- a CDS encoding PH domain-containing protein: MAIREEVYYEGGPHIGELIVNILLGFTVIALPLTVGAIVRALWLRYRITNRRISINSGWMGRERSDIIYSEIVQVKTVARGFGLWGDMVFTLKDGSRLEMRGVPNFREAYDYISEKLSAKAKQASGAIGSR; the protein is encoded by the coding sequence ATGGCGATTCGCGAGGAAGTTTACTATGAAGGGGGTCCTCATATTGGGGAACTGATCGTGAACATCCTGTTAGGATTTACGGTGATTGCCTTACCGTTAACCGTCGGGGCGATCGTACGGGCATTGTGGCTGCGCTACCGCATCACCAACCGCCGAATTTCTATAAACAGCGGCTGGATGGGACGAGAGCGTAGTGATATCATCTACTCGGAAATTGTCCAGGTGAAGACCGTAGCTCGGGGTTTCGGACTCTGGGGCGATATGGTATTCACCCTCAAAGACGGTTCTCGCTTAGAAATGCGCGGCGTTCCTAATTTTCGGGAAGCTTATGACTACATCTCGGAAAAATTGTCCGCCAAAGCAAAACAGGCCAGTGGAGCCATTGGCAGTCGTTAA
- the rnpA gene encoding ribonuclease P protein component, with the protein MLPASNRLKRPKEFSAVYRTGISRKTSHLTLRAKRRKGVLPVAKQPNPGSENPPEALRANQPTRVGISISLKVSKKAVIRNRIKRQIRAGLREFLPRISRGWDLVLIVRPSAVECNYRQLLQELEQLLAQAEVLNGDSRGSLL; encoded by the coding sequence GTGTTACCTGCATCGAATCGGCTCAAGCGCCCGAAAGAGTTTAGCGCTGTTTATCGCACGGGAATCAGTCGCAAGACCAGTCACCTAACCTTGAGAGCCAAACGGCGCAAGGGAGTTCTTCCTGTGGCAAAACAGCCCAATCCCGGGTCTGAGAACCCCCCCGAAGCCCTAAGAGCAAATCAGCCAACCCGAGTGGGAATTTCGATTAGCTTGAAAGTCAGTAAAAAAGCCGTGATTCGGAATCGAATTAAGCGGCAAATCCGAGCCGGATTGCGGGAATTTCTCCCCCGAATTTCCCGGGGATGGGACCTGGTTTTGATCGTGCGTCCCTCCGCAGTGGAGTGCAATTATCGCCAACTTCTGCAAGAATTAGAGCAGTTGTTGGCACAAGCGGAGGTACTGAATGGCGATTCGCGAGGAAGTTTACTATGA
- the rpmH gene encoding 50S ribosomal protein L34 — MTQRTLHGTSRKRKRVSGFRVRMRTANGRRVIKSRRNKGRYRLAV, encoded by the coding sequence ATGACACAGCGCACCCTACATGGCACGAGCCGCAAAAGAAAGAGAGTTTCCGGGTTTAGAGTTCGGATGAGAACGGCCAATGGTCGCCGAGTGATTAAATCCCGTCGGAACAAGGGACGTTATCGGTTAGCCGTGTAG
- a CDS encoding DUF2808 domain-containing protein has product MLSPDSAMRRVFLGIAVTGLLITAMPTPPSWAFRCSGLTVFGGVRRDRELKYCVQNGRENSWDRYWLKIPKEKVNLAISELRINYPENYRGEFNEDRIEVTVNGNKIDLDDAFWDRDNRFIQIYPTEAIPANTDIEIVLNNVRNPNFGGMFNFNALVVTRGGPPIPEYIGTWVLAIN; this is encoded by the coding sequence ATGTTGTCTCCTGATTCTGCTATGCGACGAGTCTTTTTGGGAATAGCTGTGACCGGATTGTTAATCACAGCCATGCCTACACCTCCGAGTTGGGCGTTCCGATGTTCAGGTTTAACGGTTTTTGGTGGGGTTAGACGCGATCGCGAACTCAAATATTGCGTGCAAAATGGCCGGGAGAATAGCTGGGACCGCTATTGGCTCAAAATTCCCAAGGAAAAAGTGAACTTGGCCATTTCTGAGTTGCGGATTAACTATCCCGAAAACTACCGAGGAGAATTTAATGAAGACCGCATCGAAGTGACAGTGAATGGCAACAAAATTGACTTAGACGATGCCTTCTGGGATCGTGATAATCGCTTCATTCAAATTTATCCCACCGAAGCGATTCCAGCGAATACAGACATTGAAATAGTCTTGAATAATGTCCGTAACCCCAACTTTGGGGGAATGTTCAATTTTAATGCGCTGGTCGTGACTCGCGGAGGTCCCCCGATTCCCGAATATATTGGGACTTGGGTTTTAGCCATCAACTAA
- a CDS encoding pentapeptide repeat-containing protein: MKARNLTIAVVVLTLCSSCASDRAHLKHLQENNQCQGCNLVGANLKDRVLGGANLRGSNLDRVDLSSSNLFFADLENASLEGARIHSAVLSTANLKGANLRNADLSSADLSSADFSYADLRGASFENADVSNANFFNAQLSGANFEGANLESSKMEGAIGFVSDPDIITETH; encoded by the coding sequence GTGAAAGCAAGAAACCTGACAATTGCGGTAGTGGTGCTAACCTTATGCTCTAGCTGTGCAAGCGATCGCGCACATCTGAAACACTTGCAGGAAAACAACCAATGTCAGGGGTGCAATCTAGTCGGTGCAAATCTCAAGGATCGGGTGTTGGGTGGGGCCAACCTCCGAGGGTCGAATCTAGATCGCGTCGATCTCAGCAGTTCTAATCTGTTTTTTGCGGATCTCGAAAATGCCTCCCTAGAAGGCGCTCGCATCCATAGTGCCGTGCTATCTACAGCGAACTTAAAGGGTGCGAATCTCAGGAATGCCGATTTGAGTAGTGCTGATTTGAGCAGTGCAGATTTCAGCTATGCCGACCTCCGGGGGGCCAGCTTTGAGAATGCTGATGTGTCGAATGCCAATTTCTTTAATGCTCAATTAAGTGGGGCTAATTTTGAGGGTGCTAATCTCGAAAGCAGTAAAATGGAAGGGGCGATCGGATTTGTGTCGGATCCGGACATCATTACGGAGACCCATTAG